TCTCAGCCCGGGTGGCAGTGAGGGCCGTCGCCATGACCATGACATTCGAGTGTAATCTTCCGGTGTCCCGGCCGGAAGGGCCTTGGGGCTGAAGGACCAGGCATGAATTTGCTATCATCCTTGAGGACGCTCCAGTATTTCTTGACATCTGGATTGCTACTTAATACACTATCACATTAATTCCTGGTATACAAAATAAAAAATACCTGAAAGGCAAAACGAGGGAGCATAGCCGCTCAGTGCCTCACTCAGCGTGACCAAGTAATAACTTGCATGGTTGATATAAATCCTTTAGATTAAAGGTCCTTATGGAAGGAAGGCGTGAAATGAGAGCGTTCTCTATACTGATGAAAGATCAACTTCGAAAAAATAAACATTTAAAGGAGGAAAAGGTCATGATGCAAAAAAAATTTTTGATCGGGCTTACGTGTGCCTTCTTTTTTTTAACCGTTTTTACTTCCGCTACTGTCCTGGCCCGGGTTAAAGATACGGTCCGGTTGGGCATGCATTCGGATGCCACCACGGTGAACCCGTTTCAGTACAAAACCGTCCAGGATGAGGTCACATTCCTGTCCATGTTTCAGGGGCTGAAGAAAGACGATACTCAAACCGGAGACCCGGTGTTCTGCCTGGCTGAGTCCATCAAGATTATGGAGAATGGCAAGGATATCTGGGTGAAACTTAGAAAGGGCCCGAAGTTTTATACAGGCGATCCGGTTACGGCGCATGATGTTCGGTTTTCATGGGCGCAGCACCTGGACCGAAAGAATAAAAGTTTGTTAAGGTCGGTCTACAGAAAGATCAAGGATGTTGAGATCATAGATGATTACACCTTCATTTATCGGTTTAAAAAACCGTTTGCCCCCTGGGAAATCCTGATGACCATGTCCATCGGGCCGAAGAAATACTTCGAAAAGGTGGGTCGGGAAGCCTTTACCAAACATCCTCTGGGCAGCGGGCCTTTTTCCTTTGTCGAACGAAAGATTGGCGAGAGCATTACCCTTCAGGCCGTGAAAAATCATCACGATTACAAGGTTGATTTCAAGATTTTGAAGATCATCATTGTCCCTGATGAAATGACACGAGTGGCCATGCTGGAGACAGAAGAACTGGATCTGATATACCGCATTCTGCCTCACCAGGTGAAAAGGCTTGAACGTAATAAGCGAATCAAGATCAAAAGGTCAGACCAAACCCCGAATTTTTTCGAGATAGCCTTCAGGACGCTCACCGATGACATTATCAAGGACCGCAAACTGAGGCTGGCCTTCCAGTATGCCATCAACCGGCAGGAGATTGTGGATATGGTCTTCTTTGGAGAGGGTTACCCTCACTATATGAACGCCGATCACCTCGAACTCGGCTATGATCCAACCTACAAGGTAGAATTCAACCCGGAAAAGGCCCGGGAGTTAGTGAAACAATCGAGTTATAAACCCGGGACACCCCTCATTCTCACTCGCGGAGGCGAGATGGTAAACTCGCTGCCCGTGTGTACCGCCATCCAGAACTATATGAAAGACGTGGGTGTGACCATCAAAATGCGGCAGATGGAAGTGGGTACCTTTCTGGCCTTGTCCAGAAAGCAGGACCCGAGACTGGGTCACCTGACCACCTCTACATGGCCCGGAAGCCGAGACCCAATCTGGCGTCTGATGTTCTCCGTGAAGAGCGATGGATTCTACTGCACCTATCCCGGACGACCGGACCGGGAGGTCCTGGATAAATTGATTGAAGCGCAGGCTGTAGAAATGGATAAAGAGAAGCGATTAGTCATCCTGAAAAAGATTCACGAGATTTATAATCAAGATCCTTCACGCCTTCCTTTATTCGGTCTGAATATGATCTACGGTATGGCGAACTGGCTGGATTATAATTGGATCCCTAAAAACTATGAACCTTCTCAGTTATGGACTATCAGGATTGTGAAATAAACAAAAATCTCAGTAAGTTAAACAGCTGTTGGCGTGATGATGATCAATCTTAAATAAGGAGTTGTTATGAGTACCGGTCGAATTCGTATCCCTGCCTCAGGGATACCCGCAGATGAGTTGCTGGCCCGCATGCAAGATATGCGCGACGAAGACGCCGATTGGAAAAGCGGCAGAACCTTTAGCCTGGTCTATTTTGCCGGTGAGAGGCATACCGAGCTGTTGAAAAAGGCCTACACCATGTTCTTCTCAGAAAACGCCCTGAACCCCAATGCGTTTCCAAGTTTGAGGCAGTTCGAAAACGAGGTGGTGGCCATGACCGGCGCGATGCTGGGCGGCGATGAGAACGTGGCGGGCACCATGACCACCGGCGGCACGGAAAGCATCCTCATGGCTATGAAAACCTATCGCCAGTGGGCCCGAGCCACTAAGCCGGGGATCACCAAGCCAGAGGTGCTTTTGCCTCTCACTGCCCACCCGGCCTTTGAGAAGGCATGTGCTTATTTTGATCTCAAGGCTGTCCATGCCCCGATCAATAGTGATTTT
This genomic window from Deltaproteobacteria bacterium contains:
- a CDS encoding ABC transporter substrate-binding protein, coding for MMQKKFLIGLTCAFFFLTVFTSATVLARVKDTVRLGMHSDATTVNPFQYKTVQDEVTFLSMFQGLKKDDTQTGDPVFCLAESIKIMENGKDIWVKLRKGPKFYTGDPVTAHDVRFSWAQHLDRKNKSLLRSVYRKIKDVEIIDDYTFIYRFKKPFAPWEILMTMSIGPKKYFEKVGREAFTKHPLGSGPFSFVERKIGESITLQAVKNHHDYKVDFKILKIIIVPDEMTRVAMLETEELDLIYRILPHQVKRLERNKRIKIKRSDQTPNFFEIAFRTLTDDIIKDRKLRLAFQYAINRQEIVDMVFFGEGYPHYMNADHLELGYDPTYKVEFNPEKARELVKQSSYKPGTPLILTRGGEMVNSLPVCTAIQNYMKDVGVTIKMRQMEVGTFLALSRKQDPRLGHLTTSTWPGSRDPIWRLMFSVKSDGFYCTYPGRPDREVLDKLIEAQAVEMDKEKRLVILKKIHEIYNQDPSRLPLFGLNMIYGMANWLDYNWIPKNYEPSQLWTIRIVK